A region of the Oncorhynchus gorbuscha isolate QuinsamMale2020 ecotype Even-year linkage group LG02, OgorEven_v1.0, whole genome shotgun sequence genome:
CCTGTtttcttatttccttatacagctgactgagtgcggccTTAGTGCCAGCATCCGTCTGTCGTGGTAAATTAACATCcacaaaaaatatagatgaaaactctcttggcaaatagtgtggtctacagcttatcatgagatactctacttcaggcgaacaaaatctagagacttccttagatttcgtgcaccagctgtttttaacaaatatacacagaccgccCCCCCCTCGTTTTACCGGactgtgctgttctatctagccggtgcagcgtatatcccgctGAATGTTATCCATGTcctcattcagccacgattccctGACATTTTAAGGCATTAGGCTTGAATTGATGGAAATTTAACTCAGACTTTATTTTCCCATTTGAGATTGGATATGCATTTCCTTGCAAATTGGAGATTACGGTCTATCTGAAAATAAAGCTGGAAGCTATCTTTCATGGTTAACTTTATAGCCAACTGATGTACACCTGGGACCCCATGGAATAGTTATAGGTTTTACAGAATTTCAAATGTGTAGTACACATTTTGTTCTTAAGGTAATATGCATTTTCAGGTCCGAGTTCAAAATTAGTCAATATAACAAAATAAAGTCAACAGAAACTCGATCTGTAGAGTgcaccattgtgtgtgtgtgtgtgtgtgtgtgggttccaGGAACGTGTGCACACATGGAGTTCAACAATTATTTCAGGACAAGTTTCTTGGCGATAAAGGCTAAGAAACTTCATTCAAAATAGACTCCTTCAAAAATATAATCTCACTATTTAGGCTATGCTTGATGTGCAATATTGTTTTACATTGTTCTCCTCTATGAGACGATAACCTCCCATGAATAATACATACATATAATTGAAAAGATACAGCATCAATGAGCCTACAAAACAGTTTAAATCTCCATATGATAATGACATTCATTTCAATGCTACTATATCAACATACACACAGCAAACTCCTGTTCTTCACATAATCTATTACACACATGACACTAGACCTACACAAACCCCAAACGTATGCTTAAACTGTAATAAGAacaatctcaaatcaaatcaaaatttattTGTCAAATCAATCTATCTAATACTGTATTGTCACAGGAATACAGAATACAACAAATAATTGTTCTCATTTATTATCCCAGAATAAGCTACCAGTTGACATGTTTTTAACAGGTTTGAACAGAATAAACCTTAAGTGACCTAAATTGAAAGATTCACTGAAACCAAGCACTTAATATAACCTGTAACAAAGCACATAGGGCAGGGGTCAAGTTCTGGCTGGTGACCATACCTTCCATCCCACTCCCTCTGCACCACAGTGGCAAGATTTTTACGCATTGTTTTTTATTGGACATTTCACAAAGATTATGAGCCAATTATGATGTAGGCCTATCTAAAGAAAATAAATGTAACTGAATGtaaataaatgtaaatgcaacTGGACCATCTGAAGTCACACCAGCGCAAACACAGACCGGATCTCTTGAAATGaatttgttttaaaaatatatacagtaccaatcaatctggacacacctactcattcaagtgttttattTAAGAAAAAATCTAATTTGAGCAAAGAAAGCGCAGTTATGTTAATTTCAATGATTTTTATATATACTAGATGGCTGACAGGGGGCGCTGTTTTGAAGCAGCCCAACCTAAATCTAGGCACTCCCCCACCATTGTAAAAAAATGTTGGACGCTATAGAAATGTATTATAGTCAACATTTGTTTTTGCCACGTTTATTCtattacatacaccttaatgCATACGTGTACATTATATTATGTGTGCTAAACATACCATTTTGttaatacatgtaattttgtccttaAAAAATTTAATTGGAATTACTGTAGAATTCTTCTGGAGAATGCCAATAAGACCGACCGGTGGCTTTAAAGCATCTCACGGGAAGAATACACTgaatcagcaatccagggtttatatacattgTTGGTTAATTAGTTCTGGGATTTTGGGCTACGGTTCAATCTCATAAAAGACACACCCTAGTCCATTTACCCTCTTTTTAACCTCTCTCACGGACTTCTCAAACCCCAAACCCCCGCCTTTGGTCTGTTTCGCAAGCATTCCCTGAAGTCTCGCGATGTTGCGCCTCTGCGTTTAAAAATTCGGTTAGCAGTCCAAACACCCAAAAGACACACTGCACAAGAGTTTGAGATGCATTTTTCTATTCAGGAAAAAGTAAGAGAGGACCATATTCTTAATTCACATAAAATACCAGATATCTGATGTATGATTGTATCGGTGATAATCACGTTGGCCACGTTTTCATGTGCACAGTATTCCGGATAGTGGCTCATATCCCGTTTAAGGtcttaagtagtacttcaaagtatttttacctaagtactttacaccactgctttaTAATCGGGAGTTTTTTTCGGGTTATTGTGAACGGGATATGATGTTCATATGCGACAATTTAAAAACAGAATAGTTGAGTATCCCGAATAAAAACGGCATATTGGTGTGCATATAAATGTGGTCACTGATTGACCAAGCAAGGATGGAATCTTCACGTCATTGTTCATGTATAAAAAGGTTGACCCCGGCAGGACTCGAACCTGCAATCTTCTGAttcgaagtcagacgccttatccattaggccacgagGCCTACAATAGTCAGATGAAAATATGATATTATACTAAATGAACATTTTAACCAGTGACCGTTTTGACGGAAAGCATATTTTCATCAAACACTGGCCAGATACTTTGTAAAAGGTTCACCTTATCTTACACTTCCGTAGGGGAGGTCATCCCTACCACTGGATGTCACTAGATAGCTGGTCTGCTACAATGTTTCAACCTCCATGCCGGGGAAATccggttgtcactagttaccacagccacaaagtcatagtTGTCTGTATCGcaaacattattatttttttgtcttGATTTAAGGTTATGGTCAGGCATAAGGTTAACAACGTGGTTtggattaaggttaggtttaaaatcagattttaataACATACATTGTAGAAATGGTGTGGGGTTTAACCTTAAGTAATACTTTgtgactgtggtaactagtggcgACCGGGAAACACATTGTTTATGTCACATTGGCCAGCGGTGAATTGCAAAGCGGTAGGACTCACAGCGAGATTGGTAAATAATCACTATTTTATTCTGTTGTCAACACAGCATTCTGACCATTCTCTGCATTGTCGCTTGAAGATATCAGCAGGTTTCTCAAGTAGGCCTACGAAGCAATCATAGTTTTGGTGTGAGGAATTGAGTGCCAGGGGATCGTGTTGATCTAAATAGCTATTACATTTGATTTGTATCAATTATTTTATGGCTTTGATGGGATGGTTGCATGGTAACAAGGTGGCATCTTGGCTTTCTCTCCATTCAGTTTTTCATCGTGTTCCTGACCAAGTCCAGGGGGAGGAACAAGTGACTGTAAGGACTAGTTAGAAAATGCAACATCTTCTGCATCTTCTTCCCTTCCGGgggcctctctcctctgtcctacggAGGAGACTATGTTGTACCTCCTACTCCACCCAGCAGCCCCACTCCCTCCAGGGCTCCCTCCCCCCAGAGACCCGCCTGAACCCCCTCAATATCCAGATGCTGTCCCAAAACCTCCATGAGCAGATCTTCCGCGGCGCAGAGCAGGAGTACGAGGATGAGAAGGTGGAGCGGAGCATCAGGCACCTACAGAGGCACCAGCTGTGGGGAAAAGAAGCCTCCCTGCTGCCTGGTGTGGAGCTCCAGCTGCCCCACATGTACGGGGAGAACATAAACGACCACTTCCGCCTGCTGGCCCAAAAGCAGAGCCTTCCCTACCTGGAGGCTGCCAGTAAGCTCCAGCAGGCCCCGCTGCCACCCATGCCCCAGGACTGGGTGTGGGAGGTGGGCTGGATGCGCTACGGGCCGGGTGGGGAGGCCAAACGGGTTGACTTCCCAGACGAGGCAGGCCTGGTGTTTGACGTGGAGGTGTGCATGGCAGAGGGACACTGTCCCACGCTGGCTGTGGCTGTATCCCCTACTGCCTGGTGAGACTAATAGAGTGGACCAAGACCCTACTGTGGGAGAGAGGAGTTGTTACAATTAGCTGGAGGAACTGACAACTTTATTTCAGTACCAGACAGTTTCTCTTCTTAGTATTTGTacctatttatttttcatgtAAAATTATCTGTAAATATACAAATATTGAAAGGCTTTTCTAGTGACAGGTTGATGGTGTATAATGTGTTGGAACTGGTCAGGAATGATTACAGTTATTTATCAAGGACTATTTATTTTAGGCCAGGTCAGTATTGCAGTTTCATTGAAtattctgtctttctgtttcatGCCAGGTACTCGTGGTGCAGCAAGCGTCTGATAGAGGAGAGATACTCCTGGTCCAGCCAGCTGACCCCTGCTGACCTCATCCCCATGGAGACCCCGACCAACTCCAGCCGCCCTCCGGGGGGccagtggagggagagactgattgtGGGTCACAACGTCAGCTTTGACCGGTCTTACATCAAGGAGCAGTACCTGCTGAAGGTCAGAGTTCACATGGTTACGGGGACACGTTTTGAGGCATAATTCATCCCTATTTAGTGTGATTGACAGTAATTTATGCCGGATTCACACTATAGGATCGAATGGCACCGTGCTGTGCTGGCTATGATATTTTATTATCCTCAGGCGAGCCCAGAACAGCTCGGGGCTGTCCCAACAGTGTGACTCAGGCATTAGGGTCTTTGGAGTGGCTCATGCTTTCTGTTATTATTATGGCTGTTTCCCAATTCACATGGATGCTTGCATTGGAAGCAGGTAGGCAGCTGCCTTTGGATTGAAACACAGCCTATGTGTGTTCTTTTCCCACAGGGGTCCAAGGCTCGTTTCCTGGACACCATGAGTCTCCACATGGCCATCTCTGGTCTGACTGGGTTCCAGCGCACGCTGTGGATGGCCAACAAGCACGGCAAGAGGCGTGGCCTCTTGGAGGTCAAAGCGCATATGAAGAAAGTGGGCCGACCTGGGCGGAAGGAAGGGCCCATGGTCAGTGCTCTCTGTCTTTTAGTGAATGATTATGGGACACAGAAAACTGTTGATTTGCGATTGCTCTGTAGAAATGTTGTTGTTGCCTATCCGCAGGTCAACAATCTCGTTCCTCAGCCCTTCCTTTCCTGGATTGGCTCTTTCCTTCAGGTATCCAAAGTTTTAAAAGGAGTTAATTGGTTAATAAATTGgttttgttgttgtctgtataGATCGGCTCATGGGACTGGGTGAATATCAGCAGCATCAACAACCTGGCTGATGTGCATGCTCTGTATGTGGGAGGGGAGCCACTGCAGAAGGAGGCCAGAGAGATCTTTGTGAAGGGCAGCATGGCTGACGTCAGGAACAACTTCCAGGTCAGAGGTCAATGGAGGTCCAACCTCTCGTGTACAATAATGATTGTTTGTttaaaaatctcattgatttgCTTTTCTTAAAAGTTTAAACAACAACAAGCAGCCTCCCTGCCACCTTTTTAGGAAAACAGCTAgaatggatgcaaggactgaccatccatgagatcaaaattatagtttaaaCTATTTTGTgaagctatacagtgtttgtttacaattacattgtttacaaatgGAGTAAAACAAGATTAGATTTTTGGTTGGACAGTTGAACTAACCTCACGAGGCATTCatgagttatattcttcaagaataaaTGGCTCAATCAtttaaaagtaaaataattgATATATCAATCGTAGATTAGATTGCCCTTCCTCTCAAAGTAGTTGTCAGGATGGAAATAAGAGGCTTTCAATgaacatacagtatcagtcaaaagtttggacacacctactcattcaagggtttttctttatttttgactattttatacattgtagagtaatagtgaagacatcaaaactatgaaataacacatggaatcatgcagtaaccaaaaaagtgttaaacaaatctaaatatattttatatgatggactgtcatttctctttgcttatttgagctgttcttgccataatatggacttggttttttaccaaatagggctatcttctgtataccacccacacttgtcacagcacaactgattggctcaaacacatttaagaaggaaaggaattccacaaattaactttaccaagtcacacctgttaattgaaatgtattccaggtgactacatcatgaagctgtttgagagaataccaagagtgtgcaaagctgtcaaggcaaagggtggctactttgaagaatctaaaatatattttgatttaacacgtttcttggttactacatgattccatgtgttatgtcatagttttgatgtcttcactattattctacaatgtagacaatatattttttttaaacgagtatgtgtccaaacctttgattgGTACTGTTTAAGCCCAAACCAAATCATTATTCACCCACTGTAGTTGAGTCATAACGGAGTCATTTCTTTGCTGCCCCCTGCAGGAGCTGATGCAGTACTGCGCTCTGGACGTCCAGGCCACTCACCAGGTGTTCTGTGAGCAGCTGCCCCTCTTCATGGAGAGGTCAGACAACCACATTTACTTAATTAATTAAAAAACgtaatttaataataatataataatgccCAAGAGGCAAAGCCACAATATGTTTTACTTTTAGGGGCATCTCTAGcttgatcccagatctgtttattgGAGTTGGCAAGATAACacaaacagatctaggaccaAGCTAACCCATCTCCCTCGCCACCTGCCAATCATTGGACAGTAGTCTCTCAACCAATCACTGTCCCTCCTTTGTCTGTACACAGGTGCCCTCATCCAGTAACATTTGCAGGGATGCTGGAGATGGGCGGGTGCTACCTACCTGTCAATCAGAACTGGGGGAGGTACCTGGAAGACTCTCAAGACACGTTTGAGGagctgcagagagagatgaagaagagtCTGATGAGTCTTGCGGATGACGCTTGTCAACTGCTACAGGACGACAGGTGAGGGACCGTAATGCATGCAGTACTTGTTTTATGAAGCAATGAGGCCTACATAATAACATTGTAAATACTCTATGGTGTGTGCATACATACTGGATATGGGTGTGTTTAAGACTATGGTCATCTTGGGAACTTGTCCAAACTTGTTTGGGGGAAAAAAAGAGATGAGTAACACATTTGATGAAGAAAAGCTAACAATGATGTACATCATGCGATTTTTATGTGTTCATCCGTCTGACTGTGGCTGCGGCCTTAAAATAACGGACTGTTTCTTTGTAAGGTATAAGGAGGACGCCTGGCTTTGGGATGTGGAATGGGACGTCCAGGAGTTCAAGCAGAAGAAGGTGACTGTCAGCAAGAGAAAAAGCTCAAAGGCTGAGGCTGAGCCAGCACCCAGCACACCATTGAGAGACTGGGATCAGGGTAGGAGCTCACACTATATACCAGGGCCCATATTTAAAAaggggtgctgatctaggatcttaTGATATAAATGCAAAACTGACACAATataagcactcctactctgacTCTTAGTACATATGTGCCTGGAACAGAGATAGACCAAGGGCCTTTCATAAAACTAGTTAAGACTGGTATATGGTTCCAGGACCAATACCAGTACTGCAGGACTATTCTGTCTTGTTAAGTTGTTTTGTGCTTATATTGGATCCCATTGGGGTAAAGGTGTCTTGTGGGGCTGTAAAATGATTGACTCTGCTGCTGTGTTGACTTGGATTAAAACTAGCAGGTTGACttagcagtgttgttgtgttgtcagaCCCAGGTCCCCCCACTGAGGAGGAGATAGCAGGAACGTGCCCAAGTAGGGAGGCTCTGGAGAGGCTGAAGAAGATGGTCAGCAGGCTGCCTAAGAGGAGACAGCACCTGCCTGGACATCCTGGGTGAGCTGGGCTGTACTGGGCCCCCTGTGGAGCTCCATGTAGCTAACTGTTAACTAATATAACACACTAACACCCCGGTACAGATAACTGTGGCTGTGAAATACATCAGGCAACACTCACTAATGTCAATTCTCATTTGAGCTCTTTCTCAATCTTTCCTTGATTCCTCGCAACCTCTTTCCTTGCCTCAAAATGCACTGGAGAAGAAGGTAGGAGGGGAAGGACCTTCTCCTATACAGTGAAAAGGGAGGCGAGAAATCGAGGAAATCCCATTGAGAAACAGCCAGTCTATTCCTCCCTACCTTACCAGGTGGTATCGTAAGTTGTGTGTGAAGATgtcggaggaggaggagagctggtCGCCGGGGGCCAGCCTGATCAGTCTGGCTATGCGGGTGACTCCCAAGCTGATGGGGCTGACGTGGGACGGCTTCCCCCTGCACTACACGGAGCAGCACGGCTGGGGCTACCTGGTGCCTGGCCGCAGGGACAACCTGATGGAACCccatggggaggaggaggacgcCATGGGGCCTGTGTGTCCCCACAGGTAGGTCACAGCACAACACACAGCTCTGTCAGGGGCACCAGGGGAAACCGAGACCAAAGACAAAGGAGGCTCAGGGATGAGTCAAGCgaatttaattatttatttttgttaccaCATCACTGGGTGTACTCTAAGTGCATCCACCAGAGATAGTGTGTGTATaattacctctgtgttgttgtaactCACAGGGCCATAGAAAGTGTGTACAGAGAGTACTGTGAGCAGAAAGGTAAAGAGCAGCCTAGGTGTCTGGACAACGGCCTCTCTGATGACCTCATGCTAACCGACAGCACACTGTGGCAGACGGTAAgaccttgacacacacacacaagatgggTCTGTCTTCATGACACCTGAATTAACGTTAAAGCTAAAATCCTCAGTTGCTACATCTATTTTGCACTTAattatatgtacccattgattcctAAAGAATATaacaagtggcgcagcggtctaaggcactgcatctcagtgctagaggtatcactacagaccctggttcgatcccgggctgtatcacaaccggccgtgatcgggagtcccataggggcggtgcacaattggcacagcgctgtccgggttaggggagggtttggccatggtagacagtcattgtaaaataagaatttgttcttaactgacttgcctagttaaataaaggttaaataaaataaaaatgcgccttgagcttagttcaactgtcataccccatcagaacccaaaatatacacTTGTTTTACATGTAAACaaccactgtatagcctcaaaacatgataAAACTGTAaagttgatatcatggatggtcagtctttGAACCCATGGCtccgtctatgaatttgagagtggttacatttcttcagGCTCATCtttcagctttttaccaaaacgtgTGGGGGTTCGGGGTTCGTTCAACTGCTGATTATTGTTTTAATAGCTGGAATATATAAATTACATGATAACTGTTTAATAAAGAATTACTCACAGAGAATGATCTTCATATCAACTAGGAATTCAGTGCAAATAgcaaatatcctctcctgtcaaAGTATAACAGGTGGGTGTCTTTCCTGTGTTAACCTGTAGGTGGAAGAGTTGGGTCGCTTGGAAAGTGTGTCAGAGGAGGAGAACGGTGGCAGGGTGACGAGGAAGAGCAATAAGGTGAACTgtcccctccatagagatggaacGAGGGCACACCTCTCTTTGACATCGATTCTTGTGGCAAGTGTGccctctatacatctctatggtcCCCTCCTACACATTTCACCTCTTACCTTAATGATCTTTAGGATTTTAATGCGTTGGGTGACATGTTCTATGTTATGTAACCAGGAAATGCAGGATATTAATTCTCTACCAGGTGAGAGTCACTGTCCCTATCACCATGGAAATGGACCTTACAACGATGTCAACTTTCCGGGCTGCTGGTTTTTCAAACTCCCACACAAGGTACATCAACTGATCTATGCGATGCTGACCTAATTTGTGTTGTGCCGAAACAAAATGTCAATCCCCTCATAGGGGCAAATCCTAACTCCAATCGGTCACTTAATCTTGCATGGGTATATTGTCTGTATCAAGTATTTAATAGAATGATCCTAGAATCTGTGCACCTGAACACACCCATAAATGCTTAAGAGACTGTTTTGGCTACAGGATGGAAATGACAACAACGTGGGCAGCCCTTTCTCCAAGGACTTCCTGTCCAAGATGGAAGACGGCACCCTGAGAGCGGGGCGGGGGGCCACCAACGCCACCCGGGCTCTGGAGATAAACAAGATGATCTCTTTCTGGAGGAATGCCCAGAAACGCATCAGGTAGGCACCCAGGCTCCACTTCATGTGGACAGTTACATGTAAGAATGACTTAATAAATAGGAATTACATTAATTTCT
Encoded here:
- the LOC124002463 gene encoding DNA polymerase subunit gamma-1-like; protein product: MQHLLHLLPFRGPLSSVLRRRLCCTSYSTQQPHSLQGSLPPETRLNPLNIQMLSQNLHEQIFRGAEQEYEDEKVERSIRHLQRHQLWGKEASLLPGVELQLPHMYGENINDHFRLLAQKQSLPYLEAASKLQQAPLPPMPQDWVWEVGWMRYGPGGEAKRVDFPDEAGLVFDVEVCMAEGHCPTLAVAVSPTAWYSWCSKRLIEERYSWSSQLTPADLIPMETPTNSSRPPGGQWRERLIVGHNVSFDRSYIKEQYLLKGSKARFLDTMSLHMAISGLTGFQRTLWMANKHGKRRGLLEVKAHMKKVGRPGRKEGPMIGSWDWVNISSINNLADVHALYVGGEPLQKEAREIFVKGSMADVRNNFQELMQYCALDVQATHQVFCEQLPLFMERCPHPVTFAGMLEMGGCYLPVNQNWGRYLEDSQDTFEELQREMKKSLMSLADDACQLLQDDRYKEDAWLWDVEWDVQEFKQKKVTVSKRKSSKAEAEPAPSTPLRDWDQDPGPPTEEEIAGTCPSREALERLKKMVSRLPKRRQHLPGHPGWYRKLCVKMSEEEESWSPGASLISLAMRVTPKLMGLTWDGFPLHYTEQHGWGYLVPGRRDNLMEPHGEEEDAMGPVCPHRAIESVYREYCEQKGKEQPRCLDNGLSDDLMLTDSTLWQTVEELGRLESVSEEENGGRVTRKSNKEMQDINSLPGESHCPYHHGNGPYNDVNFPGCWFFKLPHKDGNDNNVGSPFSKDFLSKMEDGTLRAGRGATNATRALEINKMISFWRNAQKRISSQKVVWLRKGELPRSVSRHEEYDEEGQYGAILPQVITAGTVTRRAVEPTWLTASNARRDRVGSELKAMIQVPPGYHLVGADVDSQELWIAAVLGEAHFGGMHGCTAFGWMTLQGKKSQGTDLHSRTADTVGISREHAKVFNYGRIYGAGQPFAERLLMQFNHRLSQPEAASKARQMYALTKGLRRYRLSEEGEWLLKELDVEVERDEDGSISPQDLRRITRLASQSSRRRKWEVAGQRLWAGGTESEMFNKLESIALSAQPATPVLGCRISRALEPQAVKDEFITSRVNWVVQSSAVDYLHLMLVAMRWLMEEHDIDGRFCVSIHDEVRYLVRSEDRYRAALALQITNLLTRCMFTHALGMQDLPQSVAFFSAVDIDRCLRKEVTMDCVTPSNPTGLERKYGLPQGEALDIYQIIDITKGSLGKGR